A genomic window from Candidatus Methylacidiphilum fumarolicum includes:
- a CDS encoding HsdM family class I SAM-dependent methyltransferase, which yields MQSETNKIKEFINSLKDEIIRTGKQAVKIENNTLVYSLKKQAQYNISSYNQGVLGELGRAYAILQLMEKFKIPRDRMSKEETSLVGAPSKRVDITIDIGDVYKNRQCTALVECKTSIHRISDAEFTSYFKRQLYNIAHSYAKDLTKPYPLVLISCEVLYENDKINFSYYWFFYPDIEKTVETGQATLDEIISRNSPFTHLNLPAEGLYFSKELKILKAKDLIEIKQHNEFKKLLKEKIHQGLRKNGIVEEDAFHTIINLLIAKIYDEICSVGNPDYELKFQVKPSDYLYQDDFYNRIKELLENASIHLLGEDAKSAKRREILNHQNRAKILLEIIPYLQRIRLRSLRFLGEDSMGDIFLDFMHSIFRQSRGLFFTHPNISRFVCKALNIEKVKESLKEGDYKYILDPSCGSGTFLIEALRLIFKDEPIDKIRENALKILFGIDNNEKATALCKVNMVIHGDGSANIYTRDSLSPLSNLPFPNIKKESIQRFNSGSTFEVLKDGSGFDFIITNPPFSLDIKSTEYPYFRTNAFVSFKNNTTTASECFFAERWFQLLNTKGRIGAVFPISLFDGQEYFKAKLLFLCYFKIVAVVGLPEHAFAPHAQQRTVLVFVEKRDLGTSNKLFHNIINSPEQFIEKIKDERIMFYDAKNIGYVRLKKQKTVTTIESSENDLTDDIAAIIASAFEGSIEVKDEKINVLTLQELLIKRNLNLSPTVSQAVSPTKETFALIDWEIGEVEKQRNINLKTDLFLCETRDIVAGGSGIITPKNLSFTTTSNRERMLKKIRNGKFGYLKEGDVIIAPVRVYQKKIAVVTKSSSRFLFSKDFIVLRKKNNPSMIGSFALFYSLLQDENIKILEHLSSVGKSGYPKIKSKKNLVKAEFYKVDIPQQKLEDMARLYEEIYEKIFA from the coding sequence ATGCAAAGCGAAACAAACAAAATCAAAGAATTTATTAATTCTCTAAAAGACGAAATTATAAGAACAGGGAAACAAGCAGTTAAAATAGAAAACAATACATTAGTGTATTCACTTAAGAAGCAAGCACAATATAATATTTCTTCTTATAATCAAGGAGTTCTAGGTGAATTAGGAAGAGCTTATGCAATCTTACAGCTTATGGAAAAATTTAAAATACCAAGGGATAGAATGTCAAAAGAAGAAACATCGTTAGTAGGTGCACCTTCTAAAAGAGTAGATATTACTATTGACATTGGAGATGTTTATAAAAATAGGCAGTGTACAGCACTGGTTGAATGTAAAACTTCCATACACAGAATATCTGATGCTGAATTTACTAGCTATTTTAAAAGACAGCTTTACAATATTGCCCATTCTTATGCGAAGGATCTAACAAAACCTTATCCTTTAGTGCTCATTAGTTGTGAAGTTCTATATGAAAACGACAAGATTAATTTTTCATACTATTGGTTTTTTTATCCAGACATAGAAAAAACGGTAGAAACAGGGCAAGCTACATTAGATGAAATAATATCAAGAAATTCTCCGTTTACTCATTTAAATCTTCCGGCTGAAGGATTATATTTCTCAAAAGAACTAAAAATTCTCAAAGCAAAAGATCTAATAGAAATTAAACAACATAATGAGTTTAAAAAGCTCTTAAAAGAAAAAATACATCAAGGATTAAGAAAAAATGGTATCGTTGAAGAAGACGCTTTCCACACCATCATAAACTTACTTATAGCAAAGATTTACGACGAAATATGCTCCGTTGGTAATCCTGATTATGAACTAAAATTTCAAGTAAAACCTTCTGATTATTTATATCAAGACGATTTTTACAATAGGATAAAAGAACTGCTTGAAAACGCATCAATTCATCTTTTAGGTGAAGATGCAAAAAGTGCAAAAAGAAGAGAAATTTTAAATCATCAAAATAGAGCAAAGATTTTATTAGAAATAATACCGTATCTTCAGCGGATTAGACTAAGAAGCTTAAGGTTCTTAGGCGAAGACTCCATGGGGGATATATTCCTTGATTTTATGCATTCTATTTTTAGACAAAGTAGAGGTTTATTCTTTACGCATCCTAATATCTCTAGGTTTGTATGCAAAGCATTAAATATTGAAAAAGTAAAAGAAAGCTTAAAGGAAGGAGATTATAAGTATATCCTTGATCCATCTTGTGGATCTGGAACCTTTTTAATTGAAGCATTAAGATTAATTTTTAAAGATGAACCTATTGATAAAATTAGAGAAAATGCTTTAAAAATACTTTTTGGAATTGATAACAATGAAAAAGCCACAGCATTATGCAAAGTTAACATGGTAATCCACGGAGATGGATCAGCCAATATTTACACAAGGGATAGCCTGTCTCCTTTATCTAACCTACCATTTCCTAATATAAAAAAGGAATCTATTCAAAGATTTAATAGCGGTAGCACTTTTGAAGTATTAAAAGACGGCTCCGGATTTGACTTTATCATCACAAATCCTCCTTTTAGTTTGGATATAAAGTCAACAGAATACCCATATTTTAGAACTAACGCTTTTGTTTCATTTAAAAACAACACCACAACAGCATCGGAATGCTTTTTCGCTGAAAGATGGTTCCAGCTTTTAAACACCAAAGGAAGAATAGGGGCTGTATTTCCGATATCACTTTTTGATGGCCAAGAATACTTTAAAGCAAAACTATTATTCTTATGTTATTTCAAGATAGTTGCTGTTGTAGGGTTGCCAGAGCATGCTTTCGCACCCCACGCGCAGCAAAGAACAGTTTTAGTTTTTGTCGAGAAAAGAGATTTAGGGACAAGCAACAAACTATTTCATAATATTATCAATTCGCCAGAGCAGTTTATAGAAAAAATCAAAGATGAAAGAATAATGTTTTACGATGCCAAAAATATTGGATATGTAAGACTAAAGAAACAAAAAACAGTTACAACCATAGAGAGTTCTGAGAATGATTTAACTGATGATATTGCAGCTATAATAGCATCAGCTTTTGAAGGTAGTATTGAAGTAAAAGATGAGAAAATCAATGTTTTAACATTACAGGAATTATTAATCAAAAGGAATCTAAACCTAAGCCCTACCGTATCTCAAGCAGTATCTCCTACAAAAGAAACATTCGCATTAATAGATTGGGAGATCGGAGAAGTTGAAAAGCAAAGAAATATTAACTTAAAAACCGATTTATTTTTATGTGAAACAAGGGATATAGTTGCAGGTGGATCAGGGATAATTACTCCTAAAAACCTATCCTTTACAACTACGTCAAACCGAGAACGAATGCTTAAGAAAATAAGAAATGGTAAGTTTGGTTATCTAAAAGAAGGTGATGTTATCATTGCCCCAGTGAGAGTTTATCAAAAGAAGATAGCAGTAGTAACTAAGTCCAGCTCACGATTTTTATTTTCAAAAGACTTTATAGTATTAAGAAAGAAAAACAATCCAAGTATGATAGGCTCTTTTGCTTTATTTTATTCTTTACTACAAGATGAAAATATAAAGATATTAGAACACCTTTCATCAGTAGGTAAAAGTGGTTATCCTAAAATAAAGAGTAAAAAGAACTTGGTAAAAGCAGAATTTTACAAAGTTGATATCCCACAGCAGAAGTTAGAAGATATGGCAAGGCTTTATGAAGAAATATATGAAAAGATTTTTGCATAA
- the rfbA gene encoding glucose-1-phosphate thymidylyltransferase RfbA, whose product MMERCGIVLAGGTGSRLYPVTVSLSKQLLPIHDKPMIYYPISILMLANIRDILLISTPRDIGLFERLLGDGSQFGLHFSYAVQPYPNGLAEAYLIGEKFLNGRPSCLVLGDNLLYGHSLSATLNKAAQKKHGATIFGYHVSNPSAYGVVEFDQSMKVVSIEEKPAQPKSSFAVPGIYFYDGRASIFASQLKPSARGELEITDLNKKYLEEGSLEVELLGRGIAWLDTGTHDLLYDASLFVKTIEQRQGLKIGCLEEIAYHKGWIGPQELRSQIEKMGNSTYSTYLRHLLEAPRSAV is encoded by the coding sequence ATGATGGAAAGATGTGGTATTGTCCTTGCTGGAGGAACTGGAAGCAGGCTTTATCCAGTAACTGTTTCTCTTAGCAAACAACTGCTTCCAATCCATGATAAGCCGATGATCTACTATCCCATTTCCATTTTGATGTTGGCAAACATCAGAGACATACTGTTGATTTCAACCCCTCGTGACATAGGGTTGTTTGAAAGGCTCTTAGGAGATGGCTCACAATTCGGACTCCATTTTAGCTATGCGGTACAACCTTATCCTAATGGACTTGCCGAAGCCTACCTTATCGGTGAAAAATTTCTCAACGGAAGGCCTTCTTGTTTGGTACTTGGTGACAATTTGTTATATGGACACAGCTTAAGTGCAACTTTAAACAAAGCAGCCCAAAAAAAACATGGGGCTACAATATTTGGCTATCATGTTTCGAACCCTTCTGCTTATGGTGTTGTGGAATTCGACCAATCTATGAAAGTTGTATCGATAGAAGAAAAACCTGCCCAACCGAAATCTTCCTTTGCAGTGCCTGGGATCTATTTTTATGATGGTAGGGCTTCTATTTTTGCTAGCCAACTGAAGCCATCGGCTAGAGGAGAGTTGGAGATAACCGATCTCAATAAGAAATACCTAGAAGAGGGCAGTCTTGAGGTTGAGTTGCTGGGAAGAGGGATAGCTTGGTTGGATACAGGTACTCATGATCTGCTCTATGATGCATCACTGTTTGTGAAAACTATAGAGCAAAGGCAAGGATTAAAAATTGGCTGTCTAGAAGAAATAGCCTACCACAAAGGATGGATTGGGCCTCAGGAACTTCGTTCTCAGATAGAAAAGATGGGGAATTCCACGTATTCAACTTACCTTCGTCATCTGCTAGAAGCTCCAAGATCAGCTGTTTAA
- the rfbB gene encoding dTDP-glucose 4,6-dehydratase, which yields MKILVTGGAGFIGSNFCDYCFSNEPSSIVEKIIVIDKLGYSGSIENIKELQNRDNFVFIQADICDQKIVSNILFEEKINAVVHFAAESHVDRSIDNPEIFVQSNVLGTFKLLESSFHYVSSLPRKERDKFRFVHISTDEVYGSIPLEDPPVKEGGVYDPSSPYSASKAASDHFVLAYHKTYGFPAMITHSSNNYGPRQHPEKMIPHMICNALEEKELPVYGKGLNVRDWIYVEDHCAGIWRVLNRGRLGEVYHIAKGKGMTNFELVQKICSQLDELFPRSSGRRYAELIRFVIDRPGHDLRYAIDVAKMKNELGWEAQVELEEGLRKTILWYVQHKDWIRSVLDRGYLLKRQGLCRSVVNNA from the coding sequence ATGAAAATTCTTGTTACTGGGGGGGCGGGTTTTATCGGATCCAATTTTTGTGATTATTGTTTTTCAAATGAGCCTTCAAGCATTGTAGAAAAAATAATCGTTATCGATAAGCTTGGCTATTCTGGATCGATCGAAAATATAAAAGAACTTCAAAATAGAGATAATTTTGTATTTATACAAGCTGATATTTGTGATCAAAAAATAGTCTCTAATATCCTATTCGAGGAAAAGATTAACGCGGTTGTTCATTTTGCAGCTGAATCGCATGTGGATCGATCGATCGATAATCCAGAAATTTTTGTGCAATCCAATGTTCTTGGGACTTTTAAACTTTTGGAGAGTTCCTTCCATTATGTGTCTTCTCTTCCTAGAAAAGAGAGGGATAAATTTCGGTTTGTGCACATTTCAACAGATGAAGTCTATGGTTCCATTCCATTGGAGGATCCCCCAGTAAAAGAGGGTGGAGTATATGATCCTTCCAGTCCCTATTCAGCCTCAAAAGCAGCTTCAGATCATTTTGTCCTTGCCTATCATAAGACCTATGGATTTCCAGCGATGATTACCCATAGTTCCAATAACTACGGACCTCGACAACATCCAGAAAAAATGATTCCACATATGATATGCAATGCGTTGGAGGAAAAGGAACTCCCTGTGTATGGAAAAGGGTTGAATGTTAGAGATTGGATCTATGTGGAAGATCATTGTGCAGGCATATGGAGAGTTCTAAATCGGGGGAGGCTTGGAGAGGTTTATCATATTGCTAAAGGAAAGGGAATGACCAATTTCGAGCTTGTTCAAAAAATATGTTCCCAATTAGATGAACTCTTTCCAAGATCTTCTGGAAGAAGGTATGCTGAGCTCATTCGTTTTGTAATTGATCGACCAGGTCATGATTTAAGATATGCGATCGATGTCGCCAAGATGAAAAATGAATTGGGATGGGAGGCTCAGGTAGAATTAGAGGAAGGGTTGCGGAAAACGATTTTATGGTATGTCCAACATAAAGATTGGATTCGGTCAGTATTGGATAGAGGGTATCTATTAAAAAGACAAGGACTCTGTCGATCTGTAGTGAATAATGCATAA
- a CDS encoding RNA-guided endonuclease InsQ/TnpB family protein produces the protein MMIASPAGLPVLGPVERKVTYRLYPSKTVRDELLRTRWVHCFLWNLALEERRRAWKEEKRSIGFAEQCRWLTELRSCSALLSSINAQSAQVTLKRLDLAFQAFFRRIRQGENPGCPRFKQAGRFSGFGFKQHEGDWRLIARERSAHLKLRLSGIGEIPIRGKARTPGEPRTCEIFLSGGRWHASVTMRCRPAREHGCGAEAFDLGTERFLTSARLEPEKSEPDVSEGANPRHLRKALKKLRKLGRTISRKMEAAIRKHGKRKGFRISKRLRKQYELLARMHAKVANVRKDFLHKQSAAMVRRSGLLITEELEPKRMTASARGSRKKPGKRVRQKAGLNREMLDASFGAFGAMVGYKAEEAGIGYLEAQARTLKPSQRCHRCGGVEKKTLGDRWHECACGASCHRDENSALGLLDWGLAKWEKEHGFAFPGPKVVVYGKEWTGTDPCVEREALAGWNLAAGWKSASRAYSGETARREARNSIPEPSGLDGVVHHYEHWNSF, from the coding sequence ATGATGATCGCATCACCCGCTGGTCTTCCCGTTCTGGGCCCGGTCGAGCGCAAGGTCACCTACCGGCTCTATCCATCCAAGACCGTCCGGGATGAGCTTTTGCGGACTCGCTGGGTCCATTGCTTTCTCTGGAACCTAGCTTTGGAGGAGCGCAGGCGGGCGTGGAAGGAGGAAAAGCGGAGCATCGGTTTCGCCGAGCAGTGCCGATGGCTCACCGAGCTCCGTTCCTGCAGCGCGCTTCTCTCCTCGATCAACGCTCAATCCGCCCAGGTAACGCTCAAGAGGTTGGATCTCGCCTTTCAGGCGTTCTTCCGCCGCATCCGGCAAGGCGAAAATCCGGGATGCCCGCGTTTCAAGCAGGCAGGGCGATTCAGCGGCTTCGGCTTCAAGCAGCACGAAGGTGACTGGCGGCTGATCGCCAGAGAGCGAAGCGCTCACCTGAAGCTTCGTCTCTCCGGCATTGGGGAGATCCCGATCCGGGGCAAGGCCCGTACTCCCGGGGAACCCAGGACATGCGAGATCTTTCTTTCCGGCGGCCGATGGCATGCGTCGGTCACGATGCGTTGCCGGCCGGCGCGGGAGCATGGCTGTGGAGCCGAGGCTTTCGACCTGGGCACGGAGCGGTTCCTGACCAGCGCCAGGTTGGAGCCGGAAAAGAGCGAGCCGGACGTTTCCGAGGGAGCCAATCCGCGCCATCTGCGCAAGGCGCTTAAGAAGCTCAGGAAGCTCGGACGGACGATCTCCCGCAAGATGGAGGCGGCGATCCGCAAGCACGGGAAACGGAAGGGATTTCGCATTTCCAAGAGGTTGCGCAAGCAGTACGAGCTGCTCGCCCGGATGCACGCCAAGGTGGCGAACGTCAGGAAGGATTTCCTGCACAAGCAGAGCGCCGCGATGGTAAGACGCAGCGGACTGTTGATCACGGAGGAGCTGGAGCCGAAAAGGATGACGGCTTCGGCCCGGGGCAGCCGGAAAAAGCCCGGGAAACGTGTGCGGCAAAAAGCCGGGCTGAATCGAGAGATGTTGGACGCATCGTTCGGAGCTTTCGGGGCGATGGTCGGATACAAAGCGGAAGAGGCTGGTATCGGATACCTGGAAGCACAGGCGAGGACGTTGAAGCCAAGCCAGAGATGCCACCGATGCGGCGGCGTCGAGAAAAAGACCCTCGGCGACCGGTGGCATGAGTGCGCATGCGGAGCGTCCTGCCATCGGGACGAGAACTCGGCACTCGGGCTTCTCGACTGGGGCTTGGCGAAATGGGAGAAGGAGCACGGCTTCGCCTTTCCGGGGCCGAAGGTCGTTGTATACGGAAAGGAATGGACGGGAACCGATCCATGCGTGGAGCGGGAAGCTCTGGCCGGATGGAACCTCGCTGCGGGCTGGAAGTCCGCGAGCCGAGCATACTCCGGTGAAACTGCCCGCAGGGAAGCGCGAAACTCCATCCCAGAGCCCTCAGGCTTGGATGGAGTAGTTCATCATTATGAGCACTGGAATTCCTTTTAA
- a CDS encoding riboflavin synthase, producing the protein MDRLLKEKKRLGFKMFTGIIESRGIVERVPDSKNKTLSIRAGCLAAELKPGISLAVNGCCLTVTQIIAEEVQFFILEETLRATTLGELKMGDEVNLELPLRMSDRFGGHFVTGHVDCKQTICAIEKLGEEKEIWIHYPSFAKSYMVPKGSIAVEGISLTIGKITNESFCVWITPFTLNHTNLRTKRPGDKVNLEFDLLAKYAQKIINERMGSNY; encoded by the coding sequence TTGGATAGACTTTTAAAGGAAAAGAAACGATTAGGGTTTAAGATGTTCACAGGGATTATCGAATCGAGGGGAATCGTTGAGCGGGTACCTGATTCAAAAAACAAAACACTCAGCATAAGAGCAGGATGTCTTGCTGCTGAATTGAAGCCAGGGATAAGCCTTGCAGTCAATGGCTGCTGTCTTACAGTTACGCAGATAATCGCAGAGGAGGTGCAGTTTTTCATTCTTGAAGAAACTCTACGTGCTACAACCTTGGGAGAATTGAAAATGGGCGATGAAGTGAATTTGGAGCTTCCTCTAAGGATGAGTGACCGATTCGGAGGCCATTTTGTTACAGGCCATGTGGATTGCAAACAAACCATATGTGCGATCGAAAAATTAGGAGAGGAAAAAGAGATATGGATACATTATCCTTCCTTTGCTAAATCCTACATGGTTCCTAAAGGCTCAATTGCCGTTGAAGGGATTAGTCTAACTATAGGGAAGATAACTAATGAAAGTTTTTGTGTTTGGATTACTCCCTTTACTTTAAACCATACAAATTTAAGGACCAAAAGACCGGGAGACAAAGTCAATCTGGAGTTTGATCTTTTGGCAAAATATGCTCAAAAAATCATAAACGAACGGATGGGCTCTAATTACTGA
- a CDS encoding SDR family NAD(P)-dependent oxidoreductase: MIGKEKVVLVTGGAKGLGAYLCRKLSSEDWSVVIHYYKSEEQASALEKEFEREGKKALTVQADLSKQNEARGIIDKIRTVFGRLDAVINNSGVYDAVPLELTEEKDWFRGINSTASAVLFTTLASLPLLRLSGRGRIVNIGDSSCDRIGSREMALGYHLGKIGVYLLTKSFARENARYGITVNVVSPGYLENSQGLPPLSKIPAGRYGTFEDIWRGVKFFLDEKQSYITGSHLIVSGGWNLR; encoded by the coding sequence ATGATAGGAAAAGAGAAAGTCGTTTTGGTCACTGGAGGAGCTAAGGGATTAGGTGCTTATTTGTGCCGTAAGCTTAGCTCGGAAGATTGGAGTGTCGTCATCCACTACTACAAAAGTGAAGAACAAGCCTCTGCTTTGGAAAAGGAATTTGAAAGGGAAGGGAAAAAGGCGCTCACGGTTCAAGCAGACCTTTCCAAACAGAACGAAGCAAGGGGAATAATTGATAAAATTAGGACAGTTTTTGGAAGACTGGATGCGGTCATCAATAATTCTGGTGTCTATGATGCCGTTCCTCTAGAATTAACAGAAGAAAAGGATTGGTTTCGTGGCATTAATTCTACAGCTAGCGCGGTCTTATTTACCACTCTTGCCTCATTGCCTCTTTTAAGGCTTTCAGGCAGAGGAAGGATTGTCAATATAGGCGATTCGAGTTGTGACCGAATCGGAAGTAGGGAAATGGCACTCGGATATCATTTAGGCAAAATAGGAGTGTATCTTTTAACCAAATCCTTTGCTAGGGAAAATGCGCGTTATGGCATCACCGTTAATGTCGTTTCTCCAGGTTATCTTGAAAACAGCCAAGGACTTCCTCCACTTAGTAAAATTCCAGCTGGCCGATATGGTACCTTTGAAGATATATGGCGAGGAGTAAAATTTTTTTTGGATGAAAAACAGAGCTATATTACTGGCTCACATCTCATTGTAAGCGGAGGATGGAATCTTCGATGA
- a CDS encoding L-histidine N(alpha)-methyltransferase, whose amino-acid sequence MKSIPYFPIQVFLSHSLSAWEERKYNCLLHGEIDPIFHYSTAWQSFLWKRVFERYSPFKDAQGYQFYKDTLKNVIPYLPTSLPYELISLGCGTGEKDHIFLNELLAIASELSWICIDTSLQLLLEACIHCPINKEKITPILSDILWKDTLEALQTDHMGRRIFTLFGILPNIDPFLLFRSLESILSPKDYLVLSAHLAPVKTESTEDYLEGIESVLDQYDNAETRLWLTEILRDWGIEDKTELFNISIGMENNFFRIEATVYWKESGSIPVGSGKEVPIIKGKPLRLFYSYRFTVERLEEFFSKWHYKVLDRWIFHNKEEGIWLLQH is encoded by the coding sequence ATGAAGTCTATTCCATATTTTCCTATTCAAGTTTTTCTTTCCCATTCCTTATCAGCATGGGAAGAAAGAAAATATAACTGTCTTCTACATGGTGAAATAGACCCTATTTTTCATTATTCAACTGCATGGCAATCTTTTCTCTGGAAAAGGGTCTTCGAACGTTATTCCCCTTTTAAAGATGCGCAAGGCTATCAGTTTTATAAAGATACACTGAAGAACGTTATCCCCTATCTACCGACCTCCCTTCCCTATGAACTTATTAGTTTGGGATGTGGAACAGGAGAAAAAGATCATATTTTTCTCAATGAACTGCTTGCGATCGCTAGCGAGCTGAGCTGGATTTGCATCGATACAAGCTTACAACTTCTCCTTGAAGCCTGTATCCATTGTCCAATCAACAAAGAGAAAATAACCCCCATTTTATCCGACATTCTTTGGAAAGACACACTCGAAGCCTTGCAAACAGATCATATGGGACGAAGAATTTTTACCCTTTTTGGGATCCTACCCAATATCGATCCTTTTTTGCTTTTCAGAAGCCTTGAATCAATCCTTTCACCAAAGGATTATTTAGTTTTAAGCGCTCATTTGGCACCTGTCAAAACCGAATCTACAGAAGATTATCTTGAAGGCATTGAATCTGTTCTTGATCAATACGACAATGCCGAAACACGTTTATGGCTGACAGAAATCCTTCGGGATTGGGGAATAGAGGATAAAACGGAGTTGTTTAACATTTCCATAGGAATGGAAAACAATTTCTTTCGAATTGAAGCAACGGTGTATTGGAAGGAAAGCGGGTCTATCCCTGTGGGTAGCGGAAAGGAAGTGCCGATAATCAAAGGAAAGCCATTGCGCCTATTTTATAGCTATCGGTTTACAGTGGAAAGACTGGAGGAGTTTTTTTCAAAATGGCATTACAAGGTGCTTGATCGCTGGATATTCCACAATAAAGAAGAAGGGATTTGGCTTCTACAACACTGA
- a CDS encoding ComEC/Rec2 family competence protein: MVYGDVSGLDQEDALAFQRAGTYHLFAVSGQNVGIMLGFWILLLQSTGTNRWKYSLVFIPVLFVFSMVSGNSASVLRAFSAAVYCTIGWFLKRKVSGLNCWAFTLLLFLLFEPLSIMDASLELSYSVVLALLLISKPLFQFFYSFFKLDPYLPLELASIGKQFIDRIGKSFCLLLSTSLSAWLGACPWEFCLFHSISWLGIFYNIIAVPIAEIIVLLGSLAAVGGFVSSLLASILNKITHMFLLLLLAVVHSSTKIPGAIISIPDMKILSHPFDSWLYVAHAQSGCFLAINNKKNYFIVNSLQPWEEERIMPILQKALFFPYNSPSLTFRNGEWFYKEKSIGNQWWKGQEGPEGLRLFFRGTSRGEIQCLIGIKNKNIFFRSLSTYNFSSIKDLQIDLLIEQSLGSHQNHRLPFSSFIRTTYGRRQFPAGVVPFYVNSSRTYYRKGIWVFVGKEKLQIIAEK; the protein is encoded by the coding sequence ATGGTTTATGGGGATGTTTCCGGTCTTGATCAAGAGGATGCTCTGGCTTTCCAACGAGCAGGGACCTATCATTTGTTTGCCGTCAGCGGGCAAAATGTAGGAATAATGCTGGGGTTTTGGATTCTTTTGCTGCAATCTACTGGAACCAATCGATGGAAATATTCGCTCGTTTTTATTCCAGTTCTTTTTGTTTTCAGTATGGTATCCGGAAACAGTGCTAGCGTACTCCGTGCTTTCTCTGCTGCAGTTTATTGTACGATCGGTTGGTTTCTCAAAAGGAAGGTGAGCGGGCTTAATTGCTGGGCTTTTACCCTTCTTTTGTTCTTGCTTTTTGAGCCTCTTTCTATAATGGATGCAAGTTTAGAACTCTCTTATTCAGTTGTTTTGGCATTATTGCTTATTTCAAAGCCACTTTTTCAGTTTTTTTATAGTTTTTTTAAACTGGATCCTTATTTGCCTTTAGAACTGGCATCAATAGGCAAGCAATTCATTGATCGGATTGGAAAATCCTTTTGCCTTCTTTTATCAACATCACTCTCCGCTTGGCTAGGAGCCTGCCCATGGGAGTTTTGCCTCTTTCACTCCATCTCTTGGTTAGGGATTTTCTACAACATCATAGCGGTTCCTATTGCTGAAATTATCGTACTGCTAGGTTCTCTAGCGGCAGTGGGTGGTTTTGTTTCAAGTTTGTTGGCTTCCATTTTAAACAAAATTACGCATATGTTCCTCTTGCTGTTACTAGCAGTTGTTCATTCGTCTACCAAAATTCCAGGGGCAATAATTTCTATACCAGACATGAAAATCTTATCTCATCCTTTTGACTCATGGCTTTATGTAGCGCATGCACAATCCGGTTGTTTTTTGGCTATAAATAATAAAAAAAATTATTTCATAGTTAACTCCTTACAGCCATGGGAAGAAGAGCGAATCATGCCAATTCTACAAAAAGCTTTATTTTTTCCGTACAACTCCCCCTCTTTAACATTTCGAAATGGAGAATGGTTCTATAAAGAGAAGTCGATTGGTAATCAATGGTGGAAGGGACAAGAAGGTCCCGAAGGCTTGCGGTTGTTCTTTCGAGGGACAAGTCGAGGGGAGATACAATGTTTAATAGGAATAAAAAATAAAAATATTTTTTTTCGATCTCTTTCTACTTATAACTTTTCTTCCATCAAGGACTTACAAATAGACTTATTGATTGAGCAATCGCTAGGGTCTCACCAAAACCATCGACTGCCATTTTCCTCTTTTATTAGAACCACTTATGGAAGGCGTCAGTTTCCAGCAGGCGTTGTGCCTTTTTATGTAAATTCTTCAAGAACATATTATAGAAAAGGAATATGGGTGTTTGTAGGCAAAGAAAAACTGCAGATAATAGCAGAAAAATGA
- a CDS encoding ComEC/Rec2 family competence protein has product MGFEAQNKGMDRKEQEKVPLFFPAIIFATGCYLGSQGMFNLGLLLGSLIFFLSLWSQASRNRLFSEVVCLCSLFLLGLFNCRFHRYLAEKEMAMLHEKLAAFQNLHCLGYVSSFPQQKERATYFLLNLKAIESGGKWLPMKGKALCRVEDWQGRVHLGQLITVSGKIILPHKKSNAGEVDFYKYLVEKGISFELLSKDKFFFTMMIPIRALGLGSRR; this is encoded by the coding sequence ATGGGATTCGAAGCACAAAATAAAGGAATGGATAGAAAAGAGCAGGAAAAGGTTCCCCTTTTTTTCCCTGCCATTATCTTTGCTACAGGGTGTTATCTAGGTTCTCAAGGAATGTTTAATTTAGGACTTCTTTTGGGTAGCCTTATTTTTTTCCTATCTTTATGGAGTCAAGCTAGTCGCAATCGACTCTTTAGCGAAGTGGTTTGTCTTTGTAGTCTTTTTCTTCTTGGACTATTCAATTGTAGATTCCATAGGTATTTGGCAGAAAAAGAAATGGCCATGCTTCACGAAAAGTTGGCAGCCTTCCAAAATCTCCATTGCTTAGGCTATGTGTCCAGTTTTCCTCAACAAAAAGAGAGAGCTACCTATTTTCTTTTGAATCTCAAGGCAATCGAATCGGGGGGAAAGTGGCTCCCAATGAAGGGGAAAGCCTTATGTAGAGTGGAGGATTGGCAGGGCAGAGTCCATCTGGGACAGCTGATTACGGTAAGTGGAAAAATAATATTGCCTCATAAAAAGAGTAATGCTGGAGAAGTCGACTTTTATAAGTATCTGGTGGAAAAAGGAATAAGTTTTGAATTGTTAAGTAAGGATAAGTTTTTTTTTACAATGATGATACCGATAAGAGCTTTGGGTCTTGGATCGAGAAGATAA